A single region of the Triticum dicoccoides isolate Atlit2015 ecotype Zavitan chromosome 2B, WEW_v2.0, whole genome shotgun sequence genome encodes:
- the LOC119365981 gene encoding uncharacterized protein LOC119365981: MDTAGSWMGRSGESMFTEELYQAGICMQESIRWIEAQDQEEIAHSDSVYDNLPDFRVDMAVLTDRIFQLWHRMGAIQSAGWIGNEGESMETQSKIGDGGEMETGGKSSERSRSAASLELKNLLDRAGILTGGEIGGDTEIEELFDLFANEANEWIVGQADSQLRWETVQELTVQILLKFEQVVGADILKVFEEKTIREEAMAVLRFGFRLSLFSEQIDELRHEMCNILRSFSPENKDIRSTMKKFISEPYLSRICKLQLISQRISMLQQMDPAFDFKVKSTIIKLKSESFLSAMKESENDSPREGQEHSMEMEEKKYAAYCLYWERIWGKDGHSFENQTILSPMQFTHCTPGHISTEAVAGSTLQIYSIKLSLVKPDLLPLPVYGVVAVRDAVDRRRNPLFLCSREDCQILEENDSFLHLTGPVRAIVSMDTVYIEIQLIVKGTKKSEDTPLISTFGFYNADNSGTYLAKNDFCKVELCCEQLKQSVQATILSVAVTPKQESLPFLHGGGVVCYSLPQEGSEDIPEQASCRQVWLLDSKCGRMPMTENGYLELARNVVSVELNGKLQVLIMDDSQTEFAAKFVLESEKYNTSECECSLADGSKVEITVAWSLVHSKMLHSDDSHEDIGNVTTGNLKGRSGEPILSEELCQAAIFMQKSICWIQAQEKKMVEIGYYGSAEYKNLQVLKLDMYELSNKILGRFNYETQKRIRAMQNACWISNKGKLTDTQNKIGDGIEMDTVGKSSKGGSGEFKLASIGNEDIMVQTQSKIGDGGKSVSKQFNELPVNNSIPIAESVRNKIEEAEAETVRAEVVPRVSFKLALLSRQFDDLWDNMCQLVSTEPKFLAICMLIREPFAHYCSTLKFISAVFDRLGQWVPDFREGLELIKVNLDRDKDVEVVDVYEATKVAEEYYFNAYRRDWECRRSKFGSFEDPTLLSPMYFTQIIPGHTEVGAEVGRTMQVYSIKVAEREGFTLEWPLKVYGVVAARDVVDYRRNLLFLRTRDDCQILTTEYPFLHLTGPSRAITSEDTVTIEVHLKLKGTVESKDTTLISKAFDDYDGVSTCLLRGLCDIDLCCDHLEQSHQATILGVRVVKGSLPCDNGIKVICSTLPGDKTEGSGSGHVLLLDSQAGKMPMSKEGYLDLSRQVVSVKSKGSLEILMQAGGISQSVVLPTKFSNISRKSCKLGDCEVQIIVAWSLLIESQHDISVNGSVHPYAWESIPRMPIMKLADAC, encoded by the exons ATGGACACCGCAGGGAGTTGGATGGGAAGGAGTGGCGAGTCCATGTTTACCGAGGAGCTCTATCAGGCTGGAATCTGCATGCAGGAGAGCATCCGGTGGATCGAGGCGCAGGACCAGGAGGAGATTGCACATAGCGACTCTGTCTATGATAATCTTCCGGATTTCAGAGTGGATATGGCCGTCTTGACGGACAGGATCTTCCAATTGTGGCACAGGATGGGAGCGATACAGAGCGCCGGTTGGATCGGCAATGAAGGGGAATCGATGGAGACCCAGAGCAAGATTGGCGACGGCGGAGAGATGGAAACCGGAGGGAAGTCGTCGGAGAGAAGCAGGAGTGCCGCATCCCTAGAGCTCAAGAATCTGCTCGACCGTGCCGGAATCCTCACCGGTGGAGAGATAGGCGGAGACACAGAAATCGAGGAGCTGTTTGATCTGTTTGCAAATGAGGCCAATGAGTGGATCGTTGGCCAGGCAGACAGTCAACTTCGATGGGAAACTGTGCAAGAATTGACAGTCCAAATCCTGTTGAAATTCGAACAAGTGGTGGGTGCTGACATTCTTAAGGTATTTGAAGAAAAAACCATCAGGGAGGAGGCAATGGCAGTGCTTAGGTTCGGCTTCAGACTGTCGTTGTTTTCCGAGCAGATCGATGAGCTGAGGCATGAGATGTGTAACATTTTGAGATCCTTCTCCCCAGAAAACAAAGATATAAGGAGCACCATGAAGAAGTTTATTTCTGAGCCATATCTATCTCGTATCTGCAAATTGCAATTGATCTCTCAACGTATTAGCATGCTCCAGCAAATGGACCCAGCCTTCGACTTTAAAGTGAAATCAACAATTATCAAGTTGAAATCAGAATCTTTCTTGTCAGCAATGAAGGAGTCAGAGAACGACAGCCCCAGGGAAGGCCAAGAACACTCCATGGAGATGGAGGAGAAGAAATACGCTGCATACTGTCTGTACTGGGAACGCATATGGGGCAAGGATGGCCACAGCTTCGAAAACCAGA CGATATTGAGCCCCATGCAATTTACGCATTGCACACCAGGCCACATTTCAACTGAAGCTGTCGCTGGGAGTACCTTGCAAATCTACTCCATCAAATTGTCACTAGTAAAACCCGATTTGTTGCCACTGCCGGTGTATGGAGTGGTCGCAGTCCGTGATGCTGTGGACCGTCGTCGCAACCCTTTATTCCTCTGTTCAAGAGAGGACTGCCAAATCCTCGAAGAAAAT GATTCTTTCTTGCACTTGACGGGCCCGGTTCGTGCAATTGTCTCGATGGATACTGTTTACATCGAAATCCAATTAATAGTAAAGGGCACAAAAAAATCGGAAGATACACCATTGATCAGTACATTCGGCTTTTACAATGCTGACAATTCCGGTACCTATCTTGCCAAAAATGACTTTTGCAAAGTGGAGTTGTGCTGTGAGCAACTTAAACAGTCGGTCCAGGCTACTATCTTGAGTGTGGCTGTTACACCAAAACAGGAATCGTTGCCTTTTCTACATGGTGGTGGAGTTGTTTGCTATTCATTGCCTCAGGAGGGTAGTGAAGATATCCCTGAGCAAGCATCATGTAGGCAAGTTTGGCTGCTTGATTCAAAATGTGGAAGAATGCCTATGACTGAAAATGGCTACCTTGAACTGGCAAGGAATGTAGTTTCTGTGGAATTAAATGGAAAGCTGCAGGTCCTCATAATGGACGATTCACAGACTGAGTTTGCTGCTAAATTCGTCCTTGAATCTGAAAAATACAACACAAGTGAATGTGAATGCTCCCTTGCTGATGGCTCTAAGGTTGAGATCACTGTTGCTTGGTCCCTCGTTCACTCAAAGATGCTACATTCAGATGACAGTCATGAGGACATTGGGAACGTGACCACAGGGAATTTGAAGGGAAGGAGTGGCGAGCCCATTTTAAGCGAGGAGCTCTGCCAGGCTGCAATCTTCATGCAGAAGAGTATCTGCTGGATCCAGGCCCAGGAGAAGAAGATGGTAGAGATTGGATATTACGGCTCTGCGGAATACAAGAATCTTCAGGTGTTGAAATTGGATATGTATGAGCTGTCGAATAAGATCTTGGGTCGGTTCAACTACGAGACCCAGAAGAGGATCCGCGCTATGCAGAATGCCTGTTGGATCAGCAATAAAGGGAAATTGACAGATACCCAGAATAAAATTGGCGATGGCATTGAGATGGATACTGTAGGGAAGTCGTCGAAGGGAGGCAGTGGCGAGTTTAAATTGGCGAGCATTGGCAATGAAGACATAATGGTACAGACACAGAGCAAGATTGGTGATGGTGGCAAATCGGTCTCCAAGCAGTTCAATGAGCTGCCGGTCAATAACTCAATCCCCATAGCTGAATCTGTCAGAAACAAGATTGAGGAGGCAGAGGCAGAGACTGTTAGGGCTGAGGTGGTGCCGAGGGTCAGCTTCAAATTAGCTTTGCTCTCCCGGCAGTTTGATGATCTGTGGGACAACATGTGCCAGCTAGTCTCAACAGAACCAAAATTTCTAGCGATATGCATGCTTATTCGGGAGCCCTTCGCACACTATTGCTCCACATTGAAGTTTATCTCTGCAGTTTTTGACCGGCTTGGTCAATGGGTGCCTGATTTCAGAGAGGGATTGGAATTGATAAAGGTAAACCTGGACAGGGATAAGGATGTGGAAGTTGTGGATGTGTATGAGGCGACGAAGGTGGCTGAGGAGTATTATTTCAATGCTTACCGTAGAGATTGGGAATGTAGGCGCAGCAAGTTTGGCAGCTTCGAAGACCCAA CATTATTGAGCCCTATGTACTTTACCCAAATCATACCAGGCCACACCGAAGTGGGTGCTGAAGTTGGGAGGACCATGCAGGTCTACTCTATTAAAGTTGCAGAAAGAGAAGGCTTCACCCTTGAGTGGCCACTGAAGGTATACGGTGTAGTCGCTGCCCGAGATGTTGTTGACTATCGTCGCAACCTTCTCTTCCTTCGCACTAGGGATGACTGCCAAATCCTCACGACAGAG TATCCTTTCTTGCACTTGACTGGCCCGTCTCGTGCAATTACGTCCGAGGACACTGTTACAATTGAAGTTCACCTAAAATTAAAGGGCACAGTGGAATCTAAAGATACCACATTGATCAGTAAAGCCTTCGATGATTATGACGGTGTTTCTACGTGTCTCCTCCGTGGCCTTTGTGACATTGATTTATGCTGTGATCATCTTGAACAATCACACCAAGCCACTATCCTCGGTGTCCGTGTTGTTAAGGGCTCATTGCCTTGTGACAACGGCATCAAAGTCATTTGCTCCACGCTACCTGGGGACAAAACTGAAGGCAGTGGCTCTGGGCATGTTTTGCTGCTTGATTCACAAGCTGGAAAAATGCCTATGAGCAAAGAGGGTTATCTAGATCTGTCGAGACAGGTTGTATCTGTAAAATCAAAAGGGAGCCTGGAAATTCTCATGCAGGCTGGAGGAATCAGTCAAAGTGTCGTCTTACCAACCAAATTCAGCAACATAAGTCGAAAAAGTTGTAAGCTTGGTGATTGTGAAGTGCAGATAATTGTTGCTTGGTCCCTACTCATTGAAAGCCAGCATGATATCTCGGTGAATGGATCTGTACACCCTTACGCATGGGAATCAATTCCACGTATGCCCATCATGAAGCTTGCTGACGCTTGTTGA